The proteins below come from a single Halothiobacillus neapolitanus c2 genomic window:
- a CDS encoding LysR family transcriptional regulator, translated as MFLEIRHLRTLRAVAESDSLASAAEQLHLTQSALSHQIRAIEDYYGLTLFSRRSRPMQPTPAGRRFLQAATQMLPLMDALDRDLRQLAGGDTGRLFIALECHSCFSWLLPTLNAYREQWPNIDTDLSLSHSFEALDALKRGLVDVVVSSDPIDDPDIRFVPLFHYEVVLALSPQHPFVAEEVVTPQMLAGETVITYPVNRNRLDIFSRFLTPAGVEPAATRSSELTVMIAQWVASNRGVAALPAWAIVDELAQGSIVARPLGEGGIHTTLFLALRQQECDQAYVAAFIETARAAALKTLKDIQLAS; from the coding sequence ATGTTTCTGGAAATCCGTCACCTGCGCACCCTGCGTGCGGTTGCGGAAAGCGATTCGCTGGCCTCGGCGGCCGAACAGCTTCATCTCACGCAATCTGCGTTGTCGCACCAGATTCGTGCGATTGAGGACTATTATGGGTTGACGCTGTTTTCCCGCCGCTCGCGGCCCATGCAGCCCACGCCCGCTGGTCGGCGTTTTTTGCAGGCGGCCACGCAAATGTTGCCCTTGATGGATGCCCTCGACCGCGACTTGCGTCAGTTGGCGGGCGGGGATACGGGGCGGCTGTTTATCGCGCTGGAATGCCATTCTTGTTTTTCATGGCTTTTGCCCACCTTGAATGCCTACCGTGAACAATGGCCGAACATCGACACCGACTTATCGCTGTCTCATAGTTTCGAGGCGCTTGATGCCCTCAAGCGTGGTCTCGTCGATGTGGTGGTCAGCTCCGACCCGATCGATGATCCCGACATCCGTTTTGTTCCGTTGTTTCACTATGAAGTCGTTCTTGCGCTCTCACCGCAGCATCCTTTTGTCGCAGAAGAAGTCGTTACGCCGCAAATGCTGGCTGGTGAGACGGTGATTACCTATCCCGTGAACCGTAACCGGCTGGATATTTTTTCCCGCTTTCTCACGCCTGCTGGCGTTGAACCGGCGGCGACGCGCAGCTCGGAACTGACCGTGATGATCGCTCAATGGGTTGCCAGCAACCGAGGGGTGGCCGCCTTGCCTGCTTGGGCCATCGTCGATGAACTCGCGCAAGGGAGTATCGTGGCGCGTCCTTTGGGCGAGGGCGGTATCCATACGACGCTTTTCCTCGCGTTGCGTCAGCAAGAGTGTGATCAGGCCTATGTGGCGGCTTTCATTGAAACGGCGCGTGCGGCGGCACTAAAGACGCTCAAAGATATTCAGCTCGCGTCCTGA
- the gorA gene encoding glutathione-disulfide reductase has translation MSTAVEFDLIVLGGGSGGLAVAERAVQYGQRVAVIEPAHLGGTCVNLGCVPKKVMWYAANMAHTRHEAEGWGFAAVHDQIDFGKLVAGRNQFVDNIRSYWGGYANELGITVIQGKGVLTSASTVAVNDQTYTAPHIVLSTGGVPFVPPVPGKELGITSDGFFDLTAQPARVAVIGGGYIGVELAGVLRSFGSEVTLLDMLDSVIAPFDSMIREVATENLRTLGVEMRLPFRVQALTETAEGKFITSAADEQLGPFDEIIWAVGRAPNTRALGLDAAGVTVQPNGIIPTDDYQNTNVPGVYAIGDITGRAPLTPVAIAAGRQLAERLFNGRAQARLDYNTIPTVVFAHPPIGTVGLTEEAARAEFGDQAVTIFETRFTPMRYALSAHGFKTAMKLVCVDEEQRVVGLHLVGDGADEMLQGFAVAVKAGLTKAQFDATVAIHPTSSEELVTMKTPRDSA, from the coding sequence ATGAGCACAGCCGTAGAATTTGATCTGATTGTATTGGGTGGGGGCTCCGGCGGCCTGGCCGTGGCGGAGCGCGCGGTGCAATACGGTCAGCGTGTCGCCGTGATTGAGCCAGCCCATTTGGGGGGCACCTGCGTGAATTTGGGCTGCGTGCCGAAAAAAGTCATGTGGTATGCCGCCAACATGGCGCATACACGGCATGAAGCCGAGGGCTGGGGGTTTGCCGCGGTGCACGATCAGATCGATTTCGGCAAACTCGTCGCCGGTCGCAATCAGTTTGTGGATAACATCCGCAGCTACTGGGGCGGATACGCAAACGAGTTGGGTATCACGGTCATTCAGGGCAAAGGCGTATTAACTTCTGCCTCGACCGTCGCGGTGAACGATCAAACCTACACCGCGCCGCATATCGTACTGTCCACCGGTGGCGTGCCGTTTGTGCCGCCGGTGCCAGGCAAGGAACTCGGCATCACCTCCGATGGGTTTTTCGACCTGACCGCCCAGCCCGCGCGCGTGGCCGTGATTGGTGGCGGTTACATTGGCGTCGAGTTGGCGGGTGTCTTGCGATCATTCGGTAGCGAGGTCACCTTGCTCGACATGCTCGATTCGGTGATTGCGCCGTTCGATTCGATGATCCGCGAAGTCGCCACCGAAAACCTGCGCACGCTGGGGGTCGAGATGCGCCTGCCGTTTCGCGTACAGGCACTCACCGAAACGGCCGAGGGTAAATTTATTACCTCGGCGGCGGATGAACAGCTCGGCCCCTTCGATGAAATCATCTGGGCCGTGGGCCGGGCGCCAAATACCCGCGCGCTCGGATTGGACGCGGCGGGCGTCACCGTCCAGCCCAACGGCATTATCCCGACCGACGACTACCAGAACACCAATGTGCCGGGCGTGTACGCCATTGGCGACATCACCGGGCGGGCACCACTGACACCGGTAGCCATCGCGGCGGGGCGGCAATTGGCCGAACGCCTGTTCAACGGCCGAGCGCAGGCCAGACTCGATTACAACACTATCCCCACCGTCGTTTTCGCCCATCCGCCGATCGGCACCGTGGGGTTGACCGAGGAGGCGGCGCGTGCCGAATTCGGTGATCAGGCGGTCACGATCTTTGAGACGCGCTTCACGCCCATGCGGTATGCCCTGTCGGCACATGGGTTCAAAACCGCAATGAAGCTTGTGTGCGTGGACGAGGAGCAACGCGTGGTGGGGCTGCACCTGGTCGGCGACGGTGCGGACGAGATGCTGCAAGGCTTTGCCGTGGCGGTTAAAGCGGGGCTGACCAAGGCGCAATTCGATGCCACGGTCGCGATCCACCCGACGTCTTCCGAAGAGCTGGTGACGATGAAAACGCCGCGAGATTCCGCGTGA
- a CDS encoding glutathione peroxidase, protein MLENREGQRVPNVTFRMRENNQWVDVTTDDLFKGKTVAVFSLPGAFTPTCSSSHVPRFNELAPVFFKHGVDEILCLSVNDTFVMNEWAADQNAEHIRFIPDGNGEFSEGMGMLVDKENLGFGKRSWRYSMLVKDGVIEKMFIEPNVEGDPYEVSDADTMLDWLAPNAVKPHSVMLFSRRTCPFCARAKGMLRDAGMAFDEILVGEHVNLRGLRAATGSESVPQVFIDGQLIGGSDKLAEWLMANQ, encoded by the coding sequence ATGCTCGAGAATCGTGAAGGCCAACGCGTACCAAACGTCACATTCCGTATGCGCGAAAACAATCAATGGGTGGACGTTACCACCGATGATTTGTTCAAAGGCAAAACCGTAGCGGTTTTTTCATTGCCCGGTGCATTCACGCCGACCTGCTCTTCGAGCCACGTGCCGCGTTTCAATGAGCTGGCGCCGGTATTTTTTAAGCACGGCGTGGATGAGATTCTCTGCCTGTCGGTGAACGATACCTTCGTCATGAACGAGTGGGCGGCCGATCAAAACGCGGAGCACATTCGATTTATCCCGGATGGCAATGGCGAATTCAGCGAAGGCATGGGCATGCTGGTCGATAAGGAGAATCTCGGGTTCGGCAAGCGCTCCTGGCGTTATTCCATGCTGGTCAAAGACGGCGTGATCGAAAAAATGTTCATCGAGCCGAATGTCGAAGGTGACCCGTATGAAGTCTCCGATGCAGACACCATGCTCGACTGGCTGGCACCCAATGCAGTCAAACCGCATTCGGTCATGCTGTTCTCCCGTCGCACTTGCCCATTCTGTGCCCGTGCCAAAGGCATGTTGCGCGACGCGGGCATGGCATTTGATGAAATTCTGGTCGGCGAGCACGTCAATCTGCGCGGTCTGCGCGCGGCAACCGGCTCAGAATCGGTTCCGCAGGTGTTCATTGACGGCCAACTGATCGGCGGCAGCGACAAGCTGGCAGAGTGGTTAATGGCCAATCAGTAA
- the lysA gene encoding diaminopimelate decarboxylase, giving the protein MTALPYDHLTRSADQTLCLEGCALDQIAAEFGTPTYVYSRSAIERAYTELTTAFGDRPHRICYAVKANSNLAILALLARLGAGFDIVSGGELARVLKAGGAAEKIVFSGVGKTRDEIEQALRAGVGCLNVESEAELARISEVAAGLGVVAPISLRVNPDVDAKTHPYISTGLKDNKFGVPIEQAPALYRHIARDANLKAVGIDCHIGSQITDVSPFADAARRVLALLDTLVLEGIELAHLDLGGGLGIRYTDEQPPSAADWVDAVTSVIDRHPIARHLPLMLEPGKFLVGPSGVLLSRVEYLKPHPSDGKSFAIVDAAMNDLVRPALYGSVMAIEAVKPDPVMAAKDWEIVGPVCETGDFLGHGRSLALAQGDLIAVLGAGAYGFSMASNYNTRGRAAEVLVDERGATLIGARESVESLWALESIPPSLM; this is encoded by the coding sequence ATGACCGCATTGCCCTACGACCATCTGACCCGAAGCGCCGACCAAACCTTATGCTTGGAAGGATGCGCGCTCGACCAAATAGCAGCCGAATTTGGTACGCCGACCTACGTGTATTCTCGCTCGGCCATTGAGCGGGCCTACACCGAACTGACGACCGCGTTCGGTGATCGTCCGCACCGGATTTGCTATGCCGTGAAGGCGAATAGCAATCTGGCTATTCTCGCCTTGCTGGCGCGGTTGGGCGCGGGTTTCGATATTGTGTCTGGCGGGGAATTGGCACGGGTGCTCAAAGCAGGCGGCGCTGCTGAGAAAATCGTATTTTCCGGCGTCGGCAAAACCCGCGATGAAATCGAGCAAGCATTGCGCGCGGGCGTGGGCTGCTTGAATGTCGAATCCGAGGCTGAGTTGGCGCGCATCAGTGAGGTGGCAGCCGGGCTCGGTGTCGTCGCCCCTATTTCGTTGCGGGTGAATCCGGATGTGGACGCCAAGACGCATCCGTATATTTCGACTGGTCTTAAAGATAATAAATTCGGCGTGCCCATCGAGCAGGCCCCCGCTTTGTATCGACATATCGCGCGCGATGCGAATCTCAAAGCGGTCGGGATCGATTGCCATATCGGTTCGCAGATCACCGATGTGTCGCCGTTCGCCGATGCGGCCAGGCGCGTGCTTGCCCTGCTCGATACGTTGGTGCTGGAAGGTATTGAGTTGGCGCACCTTGATTTAGGTGGCGGCTTGGGCATTCGTTATACCGATGAGCAGCCGCCATCGGCTGCCGATTGGGTGGATGCCGTCACCTCGGTTATCGATCGACATCCGATTGCGCGCCACCTGCCTTTGATGTTGGAGCCGGGGAAGTTTTTGGTTGGGCCATCGGGCGTGTTGCTCAGCCGGGTGGAATACCTCAAGCCGCATCCGTCTGATGGCAAATCGTTTGCCATTGTCGATGCGGCGATGAATGATCTGGTTCGCCCAGCGCTCTATGGCAGCGTGATGGCGATTGAGGCGGTCAAGCCAGATCCTGTGATGGCTGCCAAAGATTGGGAGATTGTCGGGCCGGTGTGTGAAACCGGCGATTTTCTGGGCCATGGCCGGTCTTTGGCACTCGCGCAAGGCGATTTGATTGCGGTGCTGGGTGCCGGTGCCTATGGTTTTTCCATGGCGTCGAACTACAACACCCGTGGCCGAGCGGCGGAAGTATTGGTCGATGAGCGCGGCGCAACATTGATTGGTGCGCGCGAGTCGGTGGAATCGCTGTGGGCGCTCGAGTCGATTCCGCCCAGTTTGATGTAG
- the lptM gene encoding LPS translocon maturation chaperone LptM, protein MIGIVCLFLTACGQKGPLVMPSDAPASPASQNAGKS, encoded by the coding sequence ATGATTGGTATTGTCTGTCTTTTTCTGACCGCTTGCGGCCAAAAAGGCCCCTTAGTTATGCCGTCCGATGCGCCTGCATCCCCGGCCTCGCAAAACGCAGGTAAATCCTGA
- the katG gene encoding catalase/peroxidase HPI — protein MTQSQCPFHHAPSESKTVRDWWPNRLNLDVLRQHGSKSSPMDADFNYKEAFENLDLAALKDDLRALMTDSQDWWPADYGHYGPFFIRMAWHSAGTYRTGDGRGGAGTGNQRFAPLNSWPDNVNLDKARRLLWPIKQKYGRKISWADLIILTGNVALESMGFKTFGFAGGREDIWEPEKDIYWGAESEWLATSDNPLSRYRGDRELENPLAAVQMGLIYVNPEGPDGQPDPVASGRDVRETFARMAMNDYETVALTAGGHTFGKCHGAGDAAHVGPEPEAAGLAEQGLGWKSSFRSGKGGDQIGSGLEGAWTPTPITWDMSYFDVLFGNDWVLTKSPAGAWQWTPKEANEHNQAPAAEDASQKRPIIMTTADMSLRMDPIYEPISRHFHENPDEFADAFARAWFKLTHRDMGPRSRYLGPDVPQEELIWQDPVPERNHALIDHGDIDFLKNRIANSGLGIGEMVTTAWACASTFRGSDMRGGANGARIRLAPQKDWQANQPAQLAYVLGVLEGIMERFNQSQAGDKRVSLADLIVLAGGVGIELAAQKAGHPLTVPFTPGRMDATQEQTDIEAFSVLEPIADGFRNYQKGDYTISAEELLVDKAQLLTLTPAQMTVLVGGMRVLNTNADHTDHGVFTERPETLSNDFFVHLLDMGTAWAAKSDDENLFEGRDRQTGALKWTGTRVDLVFGSNSELRALVEVYGSADGEEKFRNDFVAAWTKVMNLDRFDLA, from the coding sequence ATGACACAAAGCCAATGCCCCTTTCATCATGCGCCCAGCGAGAGTAAAACCGTTCGAGACTGGTGGCCCAATCGCTTGAATCTGGATGTGTTGCGTCAACATGGCAGCAAATCCAGCCCGATGGACGCTGATTTCAATTACAAAGAAGCATTCGAAAACCTCGATTTGGCGGCGCTCAAAGACGACTTGCGCGCGCTGATGACCGATTCGCAAGACTGGTGGCCCGCGGATTACGGCCATTATGGCCCTTTTTTTATCCGCATGGCCTGGCACAGTGCCGGCACGTACCGCACCGGCGATGGGCGCGGTGGCGCGGGTACGGGCAATCAACGGTTCGCGCCGCTCAATAGCTGGCCCGATAACGTCAACCTCGACAAAGCACGCCGCCTGCTCTGGCCGATCAAACAAAAATACGGCCGGAAAATCTCCTGGGCCGATTTGATTATCTTGACGGGCAATGTCGCACTCGAATCGATGGGTTTTAAAACCTTCGGTTTCGCCGGTGGGCGGGAAGATATCTGGGAACCGGAAAAAGATATTTACTGGGGCGCGGAAAGCGAGTGGCTGGCGACCAGCGATAACCCGCTGAGCCGGTATCGCGGCGATCGTGAGCTGGAAAACCCGTTGGCTGCCGTACAGATGGGCTTGATCTACGTGAACCCCGAAGGGCCGGATGGTCAGCCCGATCCGGTCGCCTCCGGTCGCGACGTGCGCGAGACGTTTGCGCGCATGGCAATGAACGATTACGAAACCGTGGCCCTGACCGCTGGGGGGCATACCTTCGGCAAATGTCATGGGGCTGGTGATGCCGCCCATGTCGGGCCGGAGCCGGAAGCCGCCGGTCTTGCCGAGCAAGGCTTGGGCTGGAAAAGCAGTTTCCGCAGCGGCAAGGGCGGCGATCAGATCGGCAGCGGGCTGGAAGGCGCGTGGACGCCGACGCCGATAACATGGGATATGAGTTATTTCGACGTCTTGTTCGGCAACGATTGGGTGCTGACCAAAAGTCCGGCCGGTGCCTGGCAGTGGACGCCCAAAGAAGCCAACGAGCACAATCAGGCCCCGGCGGCGGAAGATGCCAGCCAGAAGCGGCCGATCATTATGACTACAGCGGACATGTCGCTGCGCATGGACCCGATTTACGAGCCGATTTCCCGCCATTTTCATGAAAATCCGGATGAGTTTGCCGATGCCTTTGCACGTGCCTGGTTCAAGCTCACGCATCGGGACATGGGCCCGCGCAGCCGCTATCTCGGACCGGACGTGCCGCAAGAGGAACTGATCTGGCAAGACCCCGTCCCCGAGCGGAACCATGCGTTGATTGATCACGGCGACATTGATTTTTTGAAGAATCGCATCGCCAACAGCGGGCTGGGTATCGGTGAAATGGTCACGACCGCCTGGGCTTGCGCCTCGACCTTCCGTGGCTCGGACATGCGCGGTGGCGCCAATGGCGCACGGATTCGGCTTGCGCCCCAGAAAGATTGGCAAGCCAATCAACCCGCCCAGTTGGCCTACGTGCTCGGCGTGCTCGAAGGCATCATGGAGCGGTTCAACCAGAGCCAAGCGGGGGACAAGCGGGTTTCATTGGCGGATTTGATCGTGCTGGCTGGCGGTGTGGGCATCGAGTTGGCCGCGCAAAAGGCCGGACACCCATTGACGGTTCCGTTCACACCCGGTCGGATGGACGCCACGCAGGAACAAACCGACATCGAGGCGTTTTCCGTGCTTGAACCGATTGCCGATGGGTTCCGCAATTACCAAAAAGGCGATTACACGATTTCGGCAGAAGAGTTGCTGGTCGACAAGGCGCAACTGCTCACCCTGACGCCTGCACAGATGACCGTGCTCGTCGGTGGTATGCGCGTGTTGAACACCAATGCCGATCACACCGATCACGGTGTCTTTACCGAGCGCCCGGAAACGCTCAGTAACGATTTCTTTGTGCATCTGCTGGATATGGGCACGGCCTGGGCGGCCAAATCCGATGACGAAAACCTATTCGAAGGACGGGATCGCCAAACCGGTGCGCTCAAATGGACGGGCACCCGGGTGGATTTGGTGTTCGGTTCGAATTCGGAGCTGCGGGCACTGGTGGAAGTCTACGGCAGCGCAGATGGTGAGGAAAAATTCAGAAATGACTTTGTGGCCGCCTGGACCAAGGTGATGAATCTGGATCGATTCGATCTGGCGTGA